The genomic stretch TTGatgaaaactaaaattctaCTGAAAATTGAGCAAATATCTGCCTTCAGAATTTTATGACATCATTAAACCTTTTACTGATAATTTTGAAGATGAAACTCAATGATTTGATGGTGACGTAGGCTGTTTAGTTGTTTATGTGGCGTTTGCCCGCtctaattttgctttttttgagCTTGCGGATGTGTTGTCTTATTTAACTTggtatgtttttaatttttgtctagTACCTAACTTCGATGTAAAGTTGAAGTTTATCTGATGATGAAGTTATTttgtttcataaaaaattaaaaactcaatTAACACTATAACTTGGTACGTGATATACCATTTTCTCATATATTAAAAGGTTTGCTATTGTTCTAATTTTACAGTTCATTTCTGGGCCCCAACATTTAAATGGGGTCTAACCATTGCAAATATTCTTGACTCAGCAACACCACCAGAGAAACTATCCTATCCTCAACAATCAGGTTGGCTATGACTCCCTAATTTGTTTGATGGCCTCCGTCTTCCCGGATTCTAACATACAGTCGGAGATATattctctgttttttttatatatctcaTCACATGACTTAACCATTGTCACGTAATGAGAGTGTTGAGAAATATAAGAAGAAAGGGATGTATCTCCGTCTTGTCAGTTTTGCTGAAAAGTTTACTTACttgttgatgattatttcattaatTGATTACTGATAGAAACTTTTGGCGTCCACATTCGATGATCTCCAGTCCTTGCATGCAGTGGACTAATATGGGCAAGATACAGCACAGTAATTATACCAGTAAGTGATTCTAAACCTCaagttattaattaattacagCAAATAATTTACTGTATAAGTTTGAGATAGATTTTCACCTTCTCATGGTTGTCCATTTTGGTATTGCAGAAGAACTGGAATCTTGTGAGTGTCAATTTCGCTATGTCTGTAACCGCCATGTATCAACTTTCGCGTAAAATTCAGTATGTTGTCATGTACCCTTGTAttggaaaattattattagcattccaaaatcGTTCTAGCACAATTAACTGCTCTCGTATCTGTCTTATTTTGAGTGGCAAGTAATTACAATGAATTGACCATCaccaattttcatattttccagGCATGACTTGTCTATCAAAAACCAAGAAGTTGCTGCAGAAGAAGAATGAATAACACCTCAATTCCACTTGCTGCATAGTAAACTTGGCGTGCTGATTTCATGTTAAGCACACTCCGATTCAATCTTGTAACAATTACAGTAAAGCATATTCGTTCTCATGGATTAACGTTGGATTATGCTTGAACCTCATGTTTCAATTAaggcaaatgaaaaatatattgtAGCATAAATTCTGTTTATAAATAGCGGCATCTTCATTCGGCACATTTACTTAGCACGTTTACGAACTCCTCAAGGCCACAAACAAAACCCACTTCTTATTATAGTAAACAACACTCACTTTAAAATCCCCACAACTCCTTTCAATCACACTTCACGCTATCAAACTCCACACAATCcctaaatttgaattttccaCGCGCAATCTCTTGCGAAAAAAGCTCGAAAGATCCCGTTTCGTCACTATAATGGCTGTATCAAGAAGACTGCTTTTGCTTTGCCTAGCGACGCTCTTGGCCGGTGTGTTCTTGGTCAAGGTGGCTGAGGCTCATGAGAACCATGGCGACTGCCACAGTGACCCGAATAATGGGGACCAATGCCGGGAGGATGAGACTGATGCAGTCGGGGATGATGATGTGGACGACACATACAAGATTGTGAACAAGGTTGCAGTGACTTTTTCGGCCAGAACCGGCGAAGTTGAGCCAGGTGCAGACGAAGTACCAGACGCAGATGACACTGAAGACAATGAATCGAGTCATGTCATTGTAATGGGACACTGATATaatctagctagctagctagggttACAGCAGTGCTCTGCAGGGTTATCTTTTTCGCATTTGGTTCATTTCTTTCGTATATTTCTTGCTTTAGCAGTgcgtttttcttttcttgttcagGAGCtggttttaattaattttagctATGAACAAATTTGAGATGAGTCCATTgtcataaaaaatttctttcttGGTCGCTTGTTGGTTAAGTCATTCTTCAACTCACGATGAAGTAGCTCCTGATCACATATGTATACTTGGTCTAGAGGTGCAAGTTATTTCTCATTAGATCGAGTCATACTATTTGAATTACATTTCCCATTTAAACTCACCTTTCACTTGTGTAATAGAGATGAGAGTCATTTGTATACGTAGATCTCATCTCAAACAGAGACACGTTCACTAATATTGTCAgtaaatatggtacaaataACTAACGATAACCTTTTTTACTCTCTCAGTGTGTAAGTTAATTCACATATTAGTGATTGATTTCAATTATCAATCCCTACAAAAAAGTTCTCTCTTAGTGCAGCAATCAAAGTAATTACAAGCCTAATCAATGAATCAGCTTAATCACAGGTAATTAGAATAAAATTAAGATCAATCAATTCCTTCCACCATATTTTTGCACACGCGCagttctctccctataaaaattCCAGAAAACTCACCCTATGCAATTGCAAAAATGAATGTGTCCAAGGCAATGACTGTTTTTTCCCCTGGCACTCTCCTCATCTCAGCAATTTTTGTTGAAGTAGAAGTAGATGCCATGAGGATTATTGGCTATGGAGTTACTTTAAGAGATGGCATGCCTGGATGCAGCTTCAAGCTAGCATCCGGAAAACTGCTACAGACAGATGGTAAATTCATATCAAAGGGGATGTCAGCCTAAACAACAATGCCGCAATGATCGGAGTCAGACTCTTCTGGATTATCCTTGATTTTGTTCTTTGGAAGATGAAGATTTTTGGTGCATATCTAGACAAGTGGGCATGTTTCTCGATGTTCCAGATGATCAAAGTGATCATATGTTCTTGCTGTTAAACAACCCATTTTTGTGTTACATATCATATCTCCAATGAATAATGCAGCCTCATTTGctgttttcaaaatttcaatctGCAATATGTCAATTTGTGTTGACAAAAGAAAGTGATACTCAAATGGATGACGGTCAACAAATGTGGTACTAGTAGAACTTTTCCCCCGGCATTTATATGCCTTCGGAAGAGGCTGAAATACTGGGGTCATGTAACATTAGCGGTAGAGAGCGTTTACCCCACACTCAAAGTCAAGCTTAAATCTCCCCTCCTCTATACTGGAGACTTGCAGAACCGCATGGCACTAACTGAATCATGAAAGAAGAACAATTTATAaaccaaaaatgaaaactaatagctatatttttgaaataaaaaggaTGGTCATGTAAAGTAGTTGAAAGGGTCTTTATGCATTGTTCGCAAATGGATATGCAAATGTTTAAAAGCTGTGGCCAATAGTATTGAGGCTGCGTTTTATTCTATTCTCTtactttaaaataaaacaatatggTAGACCAACTCTTTAGATCACATATATAATTGTATGAAGTGTCGCCTATAAAAAAACGGTAATCAACACCTAAGTAATAATTCAGTAATCAACAACTATATCATATGTTTTAAACATATGATTtttctagcattatcctttaaaatattattgttgtcgaatacctttgcttagatttatttttcttgcaaaaGATGCTTTGCTTATATATTTATACAGTCACTTTCATTGAATTCAACCCCAAATTATTGGAAGGACCACTTTAATAATGATTTTATATATAAGttcttatcttcttcttcctcagttATGCTGTATATTCAATCAGATCTCCAGAAAGGATCCGAGTACCATTTCATGGCAAATTCCAAGCTGCAAGCATTTTGGAACCACCCAGCTGGCCCCAAAACGAGTTTGTTTACTTACTCCATAAGTTTATACATGTTAATTTTCTGTTAGTTATTTACTTATATTGTTCTCAACTTCTCAATCGAATATTGTTGGTAGAGTTAATCTTAATCCGATTGGTTGTTCTTGAGTAGCATCAAAGTTATTGAGATTAAACAACATATTATCGAGATTATTGATTTCTTAGatgtaaactaaaattttacTGAAAATTGAGCAAATATCTGCCTTCAGAATTTTATGACATCATTAAGCCTTTTACTGATAATTTTGAAGATGAAACTCAATGATTTGATGGTGACGTAGACTGTTTAGTTGTTTGTGTGATGTTTGCCCGCTCTAATTTTGCTTTTTTGAGCTTGTGGATGTGTTGTCTTATTTAACTTggtatgttttcaatttttgtccagTACCTAACTTCGATGTAAAGTTGAAGTTTATCTGATGCTGAAGTTATTtcgtttcataaaaaaattaaaaactcaatTAACACTATAACTTGGTACCTGATATACCATTTTCTCATATATTAAAAGGTTTGCTATTTGTTCTAATTTTACAGTTCATTTCTGGGCCCCAACATTTAAATGGGGTCTAACCATTGCAAATATTCTTGACTCAGCAACACCACCAGAGAAACTATCCTATCCTCAGCAATCAGGTTGGCCATGACTCCCTACTTTGTTTGATGGCCTCCGTCTTCCCGGATTCTAACATATAGTCGGAGATATATTCTCTGTTTGTTTtatatatctcatcacataACTTAACCATTGTCACGTAATGAGAGTGTTGAGCGATATAAGAAGAAAGGGATATATCTCCATCTTGTCAGTTTTGCCAAAAAGTTTACTTACTGGTTGGTGATTATTTCATTATTTGATTACTGATTTTGGCGTCCACATTTGATGATCTTCAGTCCTTGCATGCAGTGGACTAATATGGGCAAGATACGGCACAGTAATTATACCAGTAAGTGATTCTAAATCTCaagttattaattaattacagCAAATAATTTACTGTATAAGTTTGAGATAGGTTTTCACCTTCTCATGGTTGTCCATTTTGGTATTGCAGAAGAATTGGAATCTTGTGAGTGTCAATTTCGCTATGTCTGTAACCGCCATGTATCAATTTTCGCGTAAAATTCAGTATGTTGTCATGTACCCTCATACTgaaaaattgttattagtactccaaaaTCGTTATAGTGCAATGAATTGCTTCGTATCTGTCTTATTTTGAGTGGCAAATAATTACAATGAACTGACCATTaccaattttcatattttccagGCATGACTTGTCTATCAAAAAACATGAAGTTGCTGCAGAAGAAGAATGAATAAAACCTCAATTCCACTTGCTGCATTGTAAACTTGGCGTGCTGATTTCGAGTTAAGCACACTCCGATTCAATCTTGTAACAATTACAGTAAAACATATTCGTTCTCATGGATTAACGTTGGATTATGTTTGAACCTCATGGTTCAATTAAGGctaatgaaaaatatattgTAGCATAAATTCTGTTTATAAATAGCAACATCTTCATTCGACACATTTACTTAGCATGCTTACTAGCCACTGAGAAAAGCCTAATTACGCGGTAGAGAGTATTTATCCCCACACGCGGTAGAGAGTATTACTAGCCACTGGATCATGAAAAAGGAACAATTTATAAACCCAAAAATGAAGACTTatggctatttttttttaattaaaaaggatGGTCACTCAAAGTAGTTGACAGTGGATATACAAGTGTATAAAAGTTGTGGCCAATAAAATTGAGgctgcattttatttttatgttttattttattttctttagaaTAATATAATACGAAAAACTAACTTTTTAGACCACATATATAACTATTTAAAGTATCACCTATAAGAAAaaacgttaatcaacatttaagtaataatccagtAATCAATAACCAtatcatatgatttacaaaatatgctttaaacaaatgatttttctagcattatcctttaaaatatattttttgtggaatacctttgcttagatttctTTTTCTTGCACAAAATGCCTTTGCTTATATATTTATACAGTCACTTTATTTGAATTCAACCCCATATTATTGGAAGGACCACTATATAATGATTTCACATGTAAGttcttatcttcttcttcctcagttCTGCTGTATATTCAATCAGATCTCCAGAAGGGATCCGAGAATCATTTCATGGCAAATTCCAAGCTGCAAGCATTTTGGAACCACCCAGCTGGCCCCAAAACGAGTTTGTTTACTTACTCCATAAGTTTATACATGTTAATTTTCTGTTGGTTATTTACTTATATTGTTCTCAACTTCTCAATCGAATATTGTTGGTAGAGTTAATCTTAATCCGATAGGTTGTTCTTGATTAGCATCAAAGTTATCGAGATTAAACAACATATTATCGAGATTATTGATTTCTTAgatgaaaactaaaattttactGAAAATTGAGCAAATATCTGCCTTCAGAGTATTATGACATCATTAAGCCTTTTACTGATAATTTTGAGGATGAAACTCAATGATTTGATGGTAACGTAGGCTGTTTAGTTGTTTGTGTGGCGTTTGCCCGCTCTAATTTTGCTTTTTTGAGCTTGTGGATGTGTTGTCTTATTTAACTTggtatgttttcaatttttgtccagTACCTAACTTCGATGTAAAGTTGAAGTTTATCTGATGATGAAGTTATTTcgtttcataaaaaattaaaaactcaatTAACACTATACCTTGGTACCTGATATACCATTTTCTCATATATTAAAAGGTTTgctatttgttttaattttacaGTTCATTTCTGGGCCCCAACATTTAAATGGGGTCTAACCATTGCAAATATTCTTGACTCAGCAACACCACCAGAGAAACTATCCTATCCTCAGCAATCAGGTTGGCCATGACTCCCTAATTTGTTTGATGGACTCCGTCTTCCCGGATTCTAACATACAGTCAGAGatatattctttatttttttatatatctcaTCACATGACTTAATAACTGTCACGTAATGAGAGTGTTGAGCGATATAAGAAGAAAGGAATATATCTCCGTATTGTCAGTTTTGCCGAAAAGTTAACTTACTGGTTGGTGATTATTTCATTAATTGATTACTGATAGAAACTTTTGGCGTCCACATTTGATGATCTCCAGTCCTTGCATGCAGTGGACTAATATGGACAAGATACGGCACAGTAATTATACCAGTAAGTGATTCTAAACCTCaagttattaattaattacagCAAATAAGTTTGAGATAGATTTTCACCTTCTCATGGTAGTCCATTTTGGTATTGCAGAAGAACTGGAATTTTGTGAGTGTCAATTTCGCCTTGTCTGTAACTGCCATGTATCAACTTTCGCGTAAAATCCAGTATGTTCATGTACCctcatattgaaaaattattattagcattccaaattAATCGTTATAGCGCAATTAACTGCTCTCGTGTCTGTCTTATTTTGAGTGGCAAGTAATTACAATGAATTGACTATCaccaattttcatattttccagGCATGACTTGTCTATAAAAAACCAAGAAGTTGCTGTCGTAGAAGAAGAATGAATAAAACCTCAATTGCATAATAAACTTGGCGTGCTGATTTCGAGTTAAGCACACTCCGATTCAATCTTGTAACAATTACAGTAAAACATATTTGTTCTCATGGATTAACGTTGGATTATGCTTGAACCTCATGATTCAATTAAGGctaatgaaaaatatattgCAGCATAAATTCTATTTATAAATAGCGACATCTTCATTCGGCACATTTACTGAGCGCGCTTAATTACTAGCCACTGAGAGAAGCCTAATTAGGCAGTAGAGAGTATTTATCCCCACACTCAAAGCCGAATCTCCGCTTGTATAGCTTTGGACTTGCAGTAATGCAGGTACTAAAAATGGTTATATGCCTAGGGAAAACAATGTTCGTGTACTTTCCTCCAGTACATGTCCTGTGTTTGCAGATTTTGCTGCGTTGTAAGCTGTCTCGCAGCATGATCTGCCTATTACATAAAACTATTCCTGGAAACACGTAGATTTTGACTTAACTAGGGATGAATGAAACTTGCTATTTCGCATGTATAAGTTTATCTTACGCTGCTGATCTCAAGCCCAAATAAGGAGGAGGGGAAGGGTGTCAAGTGGTCAACCcaacattctttttttttgtatgtcGAATTTTATGATGatcatgaagaagaagatgacaaCCTTCTCACTCAGATCATCCCGGTTTACCTTCTAAAGGTTAATGCTGCAAAAAATTAACTAAGTTAAAAATTGTTTAACCGATCAATTAATGGTTTAAAGATGGCTAAACAATTTCGAATTTAGTTATGTTTTTTCATAGATAATTTTTAGAGGCTCGCCTAGAAAATAGATAGTTCAGATTATCGTACAATATTACAAGATGAGAAAGAGAGACAagttaaaaaagtaaaatgagaaGGTTCAAATGAGAAGGTTGTTAGCATCCTCCGAAAAAGACaacttaatcattcaatcattaTATAAGAGTTAATGGATGGTTTAGTATTAAGGGCTACGCCTACGTCCCAACAAAATGCTcgaaaatttgatcaaaacgAAAGAAAAGTATAGAAAGAAAATCTAGGAAATGTGTTAAGTCAACATGGTTGCATTGTACAAGCAACTGATGAACTTTCTCTTCTCAATAACCCTATGGCGATACGCCAGCACATACGTAACAGGCGGTCAACTACCCACTGCCGATAATTTTAGCATAATTCCCAATCACGGACACTAGAATGCGCCGCCTCTTATCCTACGCTCCCGTTGCCTATATAAATACTTCAACGTCCAAATTATTTTACCTTCTTACGGCATAAACATTTTCACCTGATATTTAGGACAAACGCGATTCTCAGAAAATCGGCTTCTCAAAAAAACCAGAGACTCGATCATAATCCGAGTAAGTCATCCCAATTCTCCATCTGGGTTACTTCAATTACGGATTATGCTTCCATAATCTCCACGATTAGTTCCAAAATCTATGTGCAATTCAATTAAATTCGTTCATTTCTGTGAAAACTCTGTGCCCGTTTCTAAAATTTCTTAGCTTTGAGCTGGttttcgttgaaatttgatattaATTGTATGTGGGTTTTGTTGGGGTTTTTTTTCAGTGGATAAAGTTGAAAACTTGatgtgggttttgtttgtgATTTCAATAGTTTGATGATGGAACTGAAAAAATGATTATTTCTTTGAAAAGGCtggtaattttggtttattGGTAGTTCTGGATACATTGTTACGTattaaaagttgaaatttttggcTTTGTAGGATAACATGGAAGATCCACAAGTGGAGCACAATATTTGGGTCATATGGAGAGGTAAAAGGTTTAATGTGGAGATCAGTTCGGATGCTACTGTTAAGGATCTCGGGCATGAACTGCAAAAGTTAACGGATGTTAAAGCAGATACGATGAGGCTAATTATTCCGCAGTTCTCGGATAAAAGCTCAAAAATGTTGTCCCCCTTCTCTGATGAGCATCAGAACTTGAGTTTACAGGAAGCTTCCATCGTTGAGGTATCGTATTTAGTTGGTGTTTGTGTATTCGGTTCATGTCTTCTGAATACTTAAATAGTTACCTAGATATTGCTACTGCTTTTGGAGTTTGGTTGTTCTGCTTGTCTATAAGACGTGAACTGTCCTATCGGAAGTTTTATGTCAGCGACTTAGATGACAAGGAAACTTTAGCACCCTTCTAATTTCTGCTCAAGTTTCATTAATGAATATATGTGCAATGAATGTATTAAAGGGGATAAGATGGATGTGACTTTGATTGATTAAATTTCTATAACTGAACTTTCGGAGTTCTTGCATGCTAACTGATTGATTTGTTCTTTTTAAGGGGAAGTCCATCAGAATGATGGGAGTGTCTGAAAACGAGGTTGATGAAGTTTTACAAAATGCAAAGGCAAACTTAAGGATAGCTGGATTTGATGAAGAGGAAAAGAGACTGAGGCAGCGGATGACAGGCAGGCCTCAGAGTCTGAAACTTCCGCAAGGACCTTATATCTTTTGTGAATTCCAGACACTTCAACTTCCAGGAATTGAGGTATTCTAACATTATATATGACCAAATTTATTGCTTTATCAATTTTTGATAGAGGCGTGGAACTTCAACTTTGTAGTTAAATGTCTGTAGTTGAACCCTCCGGCTTCAGAGGCGTTGAAAAGAATGCACATGCTTGCTGCAGATCCTGGAATTATTTCTGTCATGAACAAGGTACCATGGAATGCATATTCCCACACTCGTATAAACAGACTGTCCAGTATGCAGTGCATTTGCTCTGTATTGATAAATTGAATTCCCTTGTACTCAGATGCCACCGCTGATAATTTATCTTTGCATTGTTCTTTTTAAAGCATCGTTGGCGTGTGGGAATCATGACTGAAATGGCCCCTGTTGGTTATGTTGGCATAAGTCCCAAATGCATCCTCGGCTTCAATAAGGTAATCACTCTACACGtcataataaattatgaaaatagGGGAACAAGTATATTTTCTTTGCTTTACATTTCTTGGCGTCGCTTGCTTACTGTTGCAGAACCATGGAGAGGAGATATCTCTGCGTCTTCGAACAGATGACCTCAAGGGTTTCAGGAAATATGAAAGTATCAAGAAAACTCTTCTGCATGAACTTGTAAGCTATTTATAGTTATGTACTCTACATTTTCAGTGTGTGCGCGCATTTTTTGTTGGTACATTATATGTCTGCAGAAGCTTTTTGTAGTATATGCATGATGACATTACACGGTGTTGTGGTTTTAGGGACCTTATACCGTTCTTCTATTTATTTCAGGCTCACATGGTATATTCTGAACATGATGCGAACTTTTATGCTTTGGATAAACAGGTAACAAATACAGTGGATGCATGTTCTTTTAAGTTTCCATGGTAATGTTCCAGTGTAGTTGccttcatttttaatttaatattatctCTGTTTAGTTGAACCAAGAAGCTGAGAGTTTAGATTGGACGAGATCAACAAGTCACACACTGAGTGGAGTGCGGAACCCGGAACGGTATGAAGAAGACTTCATTGTTGGAGACAGAAGTAATTCTTCTCAGAAGCTTGGAGGAAATATATCCGATCGGCTGCCAAGCGCTCGTTCAGCATCAGTGGTTGCTGCTTATCACCGTATGGCAACTGTTTCTCATGATAGTGTCTCTGTAGCACATGAAGAATCACATCCTGATGATTCTGGGTCAAATATGCAAAAAGAATCCAAACTTCAGAAGAACCCTGATATAGAGCCTGATCCTGATGCCCCGTCTGATAATCAGAACGAGTTTGAGCCCAGTCCTGATGATTCTCAGGGAACTAATGAATCATCCTCACAATTTACGGGAAGCGGGACCTTATTTGGAAAAGATTTCGGTGAGTCTATGATCTGTCAACCTGAGTTAGCGGGGACCGAGTCTCGTGAAGAACCAGATTCTGATAATATGGATATTATGGAAAGCAGGGgtcaagcaaggaataatgtgGATGAACCTGATCCTGATGACTTGGATGCAAAAGCAGATAATTTAGGATATGGTTCATTTGGAAATATTATAAGACCTAAACACGACAGTTCTTTGGTTACTGAAACCATCAAACATGAAGACAATCCAAGGAAGGCTTATTATGAACCTGATCCTGATGATTCTCGATCAAATGGAGTCAATCGGGCAGATCTTGATCCTGATACTAATTTGGTGCATCCACAGGATACATCCAGAATGCAGATTGATGAACCCGATCCAGATGATCAAGAGTTTCAGAGAATTCAAGACCCTGTTACAATTTTTTGTAAACGCTTGCAGGAGAACATTAAGATGCTGCAAGCTGAGGTTAATCCCACACAGGCCACCACAGTCCTCCAAACACTCTTTAAGATAATTAGGTACAGTAATCTAATTTGGTTAACTTCTTGCCTTTCTCCATACACGTAAAAAATTCTGGGCAGTGCATACCAGCTGGTTTTATCTTTTTAGAAACATCATGATAGGGTCGCGGTTATATTGAACTTGTTGCTCTGAAGCAATGTAGAACTCAGGTAGCACCTGAAGTAGATAGAAATGCATTGTTGGGTCATCTGTAGACCTTTATGCATTGAGTTGTTGATTGTGGCTTATCCATACACTTCTTTTGTAGGAATGTGCTTGAACACCCAGGTGAGATGAAATACAGGAAACTTCGCAAGGTACGGACATTGTTACCATTAATAGTCTTTCATTAAATTTAGCTTGAACAGGTGGAGTTTCCTCTTAAATATTTCTCCTAATAGCCGATGGACATACATTGCAGGCGAACCCCGCAATCCAGAGGAATGTGGCAAACTACAAAGGTATGCAACTTCCCGTACATTTAGATTCTGTATTTATTGACGTGGCTTGGGAAAAACCTTAAATGGAACCCTGAAGGGTTGGATAATAATCACGGGACGGTCATGCTTGTACATCTAATGATCGAGCTTTTGTGATAACTGTTTTTGTTTTGCCCTTTTTCAATTTTGCCATAACAGCTGCCATGGAATTCCTTCTCCTGATTGGCTTCAACGAAAGCGTCGTGGATGAAGTTGGAAAGCAAGAGACTTATCTTGTGCTGAAGCGAGATGATCCGGGCTTATTATGGCTTGCCAAGTCCACCC from Pyrus communis chromosome 7, drPyrComm1.1, whole genome shotgun sequence encodes the following:
- the LOC137740149 gene encoding mitochondrial pyruvate carrier 4-like, with product MLHIQSDLPKGSENHFMANSKLQAFWNHPAGPKTIHFWAPTFKWGLTIANILDSATPPEKLSYPQQSVLACSGLIWARYSTVIIPKNWNLVSVNFAMSVTAMYQLSRKIQHDLSIKNQEVAAEEE
- the LOC137740150 gene encoding mitochondrial pyruvate carrier 4-like; this translates as MLYIQSDLQKGSEYHFMANSKLQAFWNHPAGPKTIHFWAPTFKWGLTIANILDSATPPEKLSYPQQSVLACSGLIWARYGTVIIPKNWNLVSVNFAMSVTAMYQFSRKIQHDLSIKKHEVAAEEE
- the LOC137740926 gene encoding mitochondrial pyruvate carrier 4-like isoform X3 encodes the protein MANSKLQAFWNHPAGPKTTTPPEKLSYPQQSVLACSGLIWTRYGTVIIPSILVLQKNWNFVSVNFALSVTAMYQLSRKIQHDLSIKNQEVAVVEEE
- the LOC137740926 gene encoding mitochondrial pyruvate carrier 4-like isoform X4 codes for the protein MANSKLQAFWNHPAGPKTTTPPEKLSYPQQSVLACSGLIWTRYGTVIIPKNWNFVSVNFALSVTAMYQLSRKIQHDLSIKNQEVAVVEEE
- the LOC137740926 gene encoding mitochondrial pyruvate carrier 4-like isoform X2 yields the protein MANSKLQAFWNHPAGPKTIHFWAPTFKWGLTIANILDSATPPEKLSYPQQSVLACSGLIWTRYGTVIIPKNWNFVSVNFALSVTAMYQLSRKIQHDLSIKNQEVAVVEEE
- the LOC137740926 gene encoding mitochondrial pyruvate carrier 4-like isoform X1, producing the protein MANSKLQAFWNHPAGPKTIHFWAPTFKWGLTIANILDSATPPEKLSYPQQSVLACSGLIWTRYGTVIIPSILVLQKNWNFVSVNFALSVTAMYQLSRKIQHDLSIKNQEVAVVEEE
- the LOC137739450 gene encoding uncharacterized protein, coding for MEDPQVEHNIWVIWRGKRFNVEISSDATVKDLGHELQKLTDVKADTMRLIIPQFSDKSSKMLSPFSDEHQNLSLQEASIVEGKSIRMMGVSENEVDEVLQNAKANLRIAGFDEEEKRLRQRMTGRPQSLKLPQGPYIFCEFQTLQLPGIELNPPASEALKRMHMLAADPGIISVMNKHRWRVGIMTEMAPVGYVGISPKCILGFNKNHGEEISLRLRTDDLKGFRKYESIKKTLLHELAHMVYSEHDANFYALDKQLNQEAESLDWTRSTSHTLSGVRNPERYEEDFIVGDRSNSSQKLGGNISDRLPSARSASVVAAYHRMATVSHDSVSVAHEESHPDDSGSNMQKESKLQKNPDIEPDPDAPSDNQNEFEPSPDDSQGTNESSSQFTGSGTLFGKDFGESMICQPELAGTESREEPDSDNMDIMESRGQARNNVDEPDPDDLDAKADNLGYGSFGNIIRPKHDSSLVTETIKHEDNPRKAYYEPDPDDSRSNGVNRADLDPDTNLVHPQDTSRMQIDEPDPDDQEFQRIQDPVTIFCKRLQENIKMLQAEVNPTQATTVLQTLFKIIRNVLEHPGEMKYRKLRKANPAIQRNVANYKAAMEFLLLIGFNESVVDEVGKQETYLVLKRDDPGLLWLAKSTLETFVS